Proteins found in one Anoplolepis gracilipes chromosome 7, ASM4749672v1, whole genome shotgun sequence genomic segment:
- the LOC140667934 gene encoding endoribonuclease Dicer-like: MRVCDDLTESWFPNDDFDTFTHYYKEKHGLTIENLQQSMLEVKPIPIKIDYIKLRRSHNGSTKNKEAVEDLQEHLIPELCWKINFPALYWLKALPSILHRISQLLVAKGLRVTIASEAKLGSLTLEKLPRLTSEKDNVKLIEEKFSNESDVMMDDVVEKTQSDLNYMYELNDYNPSNDKEPQDLYRNMEQVQMLDIQYYNQFISANHDDNIQVSHIQRYVLR, encoded by the exons ATGCGAGTGTGTGATGATCTTACCGAATCGTGGTTCCCTAATGACGATTTCGACACATTCACGCACTATTATAAAGAGAAACACGGCTTAACCATAGAAAATCTACAACAATCGATGCTAGAAGTAAAACCGATACCGATCAAGATTGATTACATAAAACTAAG GAGGTCGCACAATGGATCgaccaaaaataaagaagCGGTGGAAGATCTTCAGGAACACTTGATACCAGAACTATGTTGGAAGATAAACTTTCCGGCTCTGTACTGGTTAAAAGCATTGCCTTCCATTCTTCACAGAATTTCTCAACTTTTGGTCGCGAAAGGCTTGAGAGTAACTATCGCAAGTGAAGCTAAATTAGGATCTTTAACGTTAGAAAAATTGCCTCGTTTAACATCAGAAAAAGATAACGTGAAATTGATAGAGGAGAAATTTAGTAATGAATCGGACGTCATGATGGACGATGTAGTCGAAAAAACGCAATCGGATCTAaactatatgtatgaattaaatg attataatccCTCGAATGACAAAGAACCTCAGGATTTATATCGTAATATGGAACAAGTTCAAATGCtcgatattcaatattataatcagttTATATCCGCAAATCATGATGATAACATTCAGGTAAGTCACATACAGCGATACGTTTTGCGATAA